TGGCCCAATTTATAAGAGGGGCCAGGTCAATCCACAGCCAGATTGTTCCTATCTTTACGCGAAGCGATCACCTCGCCCTGATTCCGCCCATGAAATCAGGAACGATTGGGTTAGAATTTTGTAACCACTTCAGTGGGCTCAAGAAGCCACTCAAAATGGTCAAGCAAAACCAGTGAATCCAAGCTTGAATCTGAGGTATCCCAGATATGGAAATCAACGAGAATCTCTTCGCCGCCCACCACGGGGGCACTTGTAGTAAGCCAAGCAGTTGCCCCGGCGCGGCGCACATCCGTATGGTAAGCCTCTACATCAGCTGATGTATCGGGACAGGCACCGTATTGAGAGACACACAAGTTGGTAGCCGTATCGCAAGACAGAGAGTCCGGGCACCCATCCATATTCAAATCAGCACCCGATGAAGCAGGAGGACCGTTGCCGAGGTCTTCCCCGCCGGGCGGTATTGGGTCGCCTGGGTTGCCTGGGTCGAAAGTACCTGGGTCGTCCTGCTGTCCTTGAAAACACTCCAGTGGTTCACATGATGTGAAAAATGCGTTGTTGATGGAGACAGGATTTCCGGCCGCATCAAAGGAAATGTTTCGGTCCACCGGAATCGCATTATGCTCACTGTCTAAGAGGGCCAAGAAAAAGTCATTGAACTCAGTACAGAGATACTCCGGGTATTCATAAGAAAAGAACCGGAATTTAAACTGAATACCTTGAGCATTCGATGGCACTTTTAAACGCAGTCTCAACCGAGCAGAATCACGAACCAATGTCTCACCAGACGGGCACTCCGGAAGCGTTTGCAATGAATTACTGTGTTGCGAAACATATTCCGTAGGAGCTTGAACACCGCCCTCACCTGTCTCAAAAGGGTCCATTGTTTCGGCAACAAAGCTCGTGTCGCCGTTTACAAATCCTGGGTCACCTACTCCACGAGCACGTCCGCTCGACAACACGGCCATCGAGCCATTTCTTAATGCATCAACTTTTCCGCCAAGCTGCTGCAATACTGCAATCTGCATCGCATTCACGGCGGATGATCCGTCAGCGTTGGTGATCTCTGCGGCCATCAAGCCCCAGCCTGAACCATCAGGGTTCACGTTGTTACAAATATCCATCGCTCTGGCTAAACCGATTGCGTCGGTTTGCATAAGAGTCATGGGCTGTACGCAATCGTTCAAGGGAGCATTATCGATTGTTCCGTCGCAGTCGTCGTCGACCCCGTTCTCTGGATCGTCATAAGCTCCGGGGTTAACGAGAGCTGGCGTCTCAGCACAGTGTTCAAGAATGCTATCGCAACAGTCACCGTCGCATGCACTGTACCCATCGCCATCTTCATCCGGCAGGTCATCAACCGTTCCATTGCAATTGTTATCAAGTCCATCAGAGTCACAGCTCTCAGCCACAGGTAGCACTTGCCGCTCGCAATCAGACCAGCCGGTGAGCGTGCAGGTTTGCTCTCCAGCCACACAGGTTCCAACTCCGAGTGTATCCGTCGGCCCATCATAACATGTCTGCGTCAGGCCCAAGCTGGGACACAGGCACTCACCTTCAAACTCACAGCCGTTGGCGGCATCGCCATCACAATCAGAGAACCCCTCTGCGCAACTGCACGCATCATCAACACACGCTTCGTTGAGAGCACAATCGTTTGAATCAAAACAAGCGCGAGAGCCGTCAGCGCCTTCTTGAGCACAGCCAGTGACCAAAAATAGAAGTAGAAATAGATTCGTTAATAACAAGAATTTAACGTTTCGGTTTACACGAGGCGCAACTGTGCCTGTGACCATATAGGGGGAGAACTGGGCCATGCTCACTCCAACTTTCAACTTAAATGTCATCCTCGGCTTCGAAACACGGCGAGGTTACGTGTGCGGTACAGGCTTAGATGCAGGCCACTTGAGTTCTGTCATTTTTTTTATAAGTTTTTCGCACGAGGTTGAAATTAGGCCTCTTTTCTCGTTAGCGAAATCCGCAGAAGGCGACACAGCGCGTCAAAACGGGGTATTCTGGTACCTCGCTATTCTAGATGATGTTCGTACTTATGTATGATGCGTCCCCCCACAGACGTCCCAATAAACTGCGAATTCTTCCTTCCCCTCTCAATTCCGCTCCTGTAGGGTTCGTGCTTCTAACTTTATTGAACCTGGAGAATACCCCCCATGACCATTTCACAGAGACTGCCTATTTGGCTTCTTGCAGGCCTCTTGGCCATTGGCACCGTAGCATGCAGTGGTGCGGACGAGACCGACTCAAAAGACGTAACAGATGCAACCGATGCAACTGACGCGGCAGACGCAAGTGATGCTGCTGACGCCAGCGACCCAAGCACTGCTTCTTCCAACTGTACCGAAAGCGGCTTTACCGCAAGTACACAGACTGCAGCTGCATCGACCGACAACTACTGGAGCCTCGTCGCTCCTAATGCCGATGGTACATCAATCATTCGTGTAGAGAGCTACATAAGCGGTAATTACAATGGCCCAACTGGGGCGGGCAGTTATCCTCTAGGCGGCAACTACTCTAGCTGTTCGCTTTGTGTTCTGATTGGTTCAGGCTGCCAAGGCGGCGCTAATTGCACCAAGACGTTCTATGCGGACTCAGGCACTCTAGACATTACTGCTATTACTTTGTCAGAAAATGGAACTGTAGCAGTTGAACTTAAAGACGTCGTTCTAACGGAAGTAACGATTGCAGAAAACACATTTGAATCGACGCCTGTTCCCAACGGGGCAACTTGGTGCATCGGCAGCACCACGGCTTCTGGAACATTCACTGATCCAGATGCGCCAAACACTACCGGTGCAACAGCTCCTGACGTAGCTGAGCTCACATGTGTTGCGGCGGGCAACGGTCAAGGCCTTGGCGCAAACCTCACAGACTTCACCATGACCAACTGCAATGGCGAAGAAGTAAACATGCACAGCCTTGCGTGCAGCGAAAATGTCGACGCTGTTTGGTTTGTAGCATCCGCCGACTGGTGTGGTCCTTGCCATGCTTATGCTGATACCGCGAAGGCTCGCCTAGACAACGCCAACCAAGCTGGAGTCGCTTTGGTTGAAGTTATCGGTCAAGATTTAAACTACGGTCCTGCAACCATTGACACTTGCAAGTCGTACGCAGACCAGCACAACCTAGATTACAGCCACGTATTCTTCGACCCTGAATGGGAAACACTTTTCGGAAACGTATGGGCGTACCCAATTGGACAAGGAACCATGTACTTCCCTTGGATTGGTATCGCTAAAGGCTCAAACCTTGAGTACGTTTACAGCAGCCAGTTCAATGCTGCTGACTATCCTGGCGACA
The nucleotide sequence above comes from Deltaproteobacteria bacterium. Encoded proteins:
- a CDS encoding redoxin domain-containing protein, which translates into the protein MTISQRLPIWLLAGLLAIGTVACSGADETDSKDVTDATDATDAADASDAADASDPSTASSNCTESGFTASTQTAAASTDNYWSLVAPNADGTSIIRVESYISGNYNGPTGAGSYPLGGNYSSCSLCVLIGSGCQGGANCTKTFYADSGTLDITAITLSENGTVAVELKDVVLTEVTIAENTFESTPVPNGATWCIGSTTASGTFTDPDAPNTTGATAPDVAELTCVAAGNGQGLGANLTDFTMTNCNGEEVNMHSLACSENVDAVWFVASADWCGPCHAYADTAKARLDNANQAGVALVEVIGQDLNYGPATIDTCKSYADQHNLDYSHVFFDPEWETLFGNVWAYPIGQGTMYFPWIGIAKGSNLEYVYSSQFNAADYPGDTYNGETLLNELAGVPGE